From the genome of Bactrocera oleae isolate idBacOlea1 chromosome 2, idBacOlea1, whole genome shotgun sequence, one region includes:
- the LOC106614584 gene encoding ATP synthase mitochondrial F1 complex assembly factor 1, translating to MACSRCYLRLLSVNNVVKRTISMSAMRRAEEALDNMKEKNPYFDKYAEKIARLQQTSPEEFLERVDKVVNPIKDGKSQTRTYSELLNPKQSLKDEETNEIPYKKLTDIMKLELVADKTAEEISSIWYEYHKTKDVLTATLTVNQFETLMERAKQFPIFLLPLPRSEGFEFIMLQFAANAVHFTPLLAYQVHAENAPECLTIVHYTEMKDKDVVLMRGEYDSKVLSAQEAQCLANELQMFYFKGGESRLKLLEKFNKKPDEFKHMDLIKEVENIQLV from the exons ATGGCCTGCTCCCGTTGCTATCTGCGCCTTCTATCAGTCAACAACGTAGTTAAAAGAACCATAAGCATGTCAGCAATGAGGCGTGCCGAGGAGGCTTTGGATAATATGAAAGAGAAAAACCCATATTTCGATAAATATGCAGAGAAAATTGCAAGGCTGCAACAAACCTCTCCGGAAGAGTTTTTAGAACGTGTGGACAAAGTTGTAAATCCTATTAAGGATGGAAAGAGTCAAACGAG AACTTATTCCGAACTTCTTAATCCCAAACAATCACTGAAGGATGAGGAAACCAATGAGATACCTTACAAGAAACTTACAGATATCATGAAACTTGAACTTGTCGCAGACAAGACAGCTGAAGAAATCTCAAGTATATGGTATGAATACCACAAAACTAAAGATGTGTTGACGGCAACATTAACTGTGAATCAATTTGAAACACTTATGGAACGTGCTAAACAATTTCCCATATTTTTGTTGCCACTTCCGCGAAGCGAGGGTTTCGAGTTTATCATGTTGCAGTTTGCTGCAAATGCGGTGCATTTCACGCCGCTACTTGCCTACCAG GTGCATGCCGAAAACGCGCCAGAGTGTCTAACTATTGTGCATTATACTGAAATGAAAGATAAAGATGTTGTATTGATGCGTGGCGAATATGATAGCAAAGTCTTGTCGGCACAGGAAGCACAATGCCTGGCTAATGAATTACAAATGTTTTATTTCAAGGGCGGCGAAAGCAGACTAAAGCTACTGGAGAAGTTCAACAAAAAGCCAGATGAGTTTAAACATATGGATTTAATTAAAGAGGTTGAAaatatacagttagtttaa
- the LOC106614583 gene encoding synaptic vesicle glycoprotein 2A isoform X1 — MSAHALPYGTHFDDVMVIIGFGKGHLRLLCTCGLLLMFTITETMGMAIIAPRSACEFASSEQAKAAIQAAAYIGMILSSYMWGYFCDKIGRRTVLLRSTAMAIVCSFSSMLITNFWIFLTLRFMTGICVAGPGFAALTYLGEFCTPKNRASIINYMCMFNGIAMVYCPGLSQLMVNWKLYIPIIGNLIIRPWRILGLLFSVPGWISFLLLLRLPESPKFLLLVNKNEECSEVLNWLCRLNNGKTLEDFGITNMRALLQSGVTPAPNVFRAMAQEVVPLFRHPYIKRFLISCVVMFGLLLVANGVAIWFTDIRNHTLTLEQENKNKSHEMEFSICEAIRHNKKLAKETMVCSDEIVSFWDSIFLGISYLIEYLSFGLMLLVVSRKPIFCISLTISGICGICLPFVTSSPLIPLTFILYLSIPAVMTNLMNSAVLEFIPTYVRGKAVCICLIFGRFGAVFGTTIMAQLIESFCFEAFMLFSCFPFVCAICGYFLPLDEHFF; from the exons ATGTCTGCACATGCATTACCGTACGGCACGCACTTTGATGATGTTATGGTTATCATAG GCTTCGGAAAGGGGCATTTACGACTTTTGTGCACTTGTGGGCTGCTGCTCATGTTCACAATTACCGAAACAATGGGCATGGCCATTATAGCACCAAGGAGCGCGTGCGAATTCGCTAGTTCGGAACAAGCAAAAGCGGCTATACAGGCGGCAGCATATATCG GCATGATTCTCTCATCCTACATGTGGGGTTATTTCTGCGACAAAATCGGAAGGCGAACGGTGCTTTTGCGCAGTACGGCAATGGCCATCGTTTGCTCGTTTTCATCCATGTTAATCacaaatttttggatttttctcACTCTCCGCTTTATGACTGGCATTTG TGTGGCTGGCCCTGGTTTCGCGGCACTTACATATCTCGGGGAATTTTGTACACCGAAAAATCGCGCTTCTATCATTAACTATATGTGCATGTTTAACGGCATCGCTATGGTCTATTGTCCAg GACTTTCCCAGCTAATGGTGAATTGGAAACTGTATATACCCATAATCGGTAATTTGATAATACGTCCTTGGCGCATACTTGGATTGCTATTCTCAGTTCCTGGATGGATTAGTTTCTTATTACTATTGCGACTACCAGAAAGTCCGAAATTTCTGCTGTTGGTAAATAAAAACGAAGAATGCTCAGAAGTGTTAAATTGGCTGTGTCGTCTTAACAATGGAAAGACTTTAGAGGACTTTGGAATTACTAATATGAGAGCATTATTACAATCTGGAGTGACCCCAGCACCAAA TGTGTTTCGAGCAATGGCCCAGGAGGTTGTACCTTTATTCCGACATCCTTATATAAAAAGATTCTTGATCAGCTGCGTTGTTATGTTCGGTTTGTTGCTTGT TGCCAATGGGGTTGCAATCTGGTTCACAGACATAAGGAATCATACTCTCACATTGGAACAAGAGAATAAAAATAAGAGCCACGAAATGGAATTTTCAATTTGTGAGGCGATACGCCATAATAAGAAATTGGCCAAGGAGACAATG GTATGTAGCGACGAAATTGTGTCTTTTTGGGATTCTATTTTTTTGGGTATTTCATatctaattgaatatctttccTTTGGTCTAATGTTGTTGGTCGTTTCGAGAAAGCCCATATTTTGCATATCACTGACAATATCTGGAATCTGCGGCATTTGCCTCCCATTTGTGACCAGTTCGCCTTTAATACCTCTTACCTTTATCCTCTATCTTTCGATACCGGCAGTAATGACTAATTTAATGAACAGCGCGGTACTGGAATTCATACCTACTTACGTAAG aggTAAAGCGGTTTGCATTTGCTTGATATTTGGTCGCTTTGGCGCCGTTTTTGGTACAACAATTATGGCTCAATTGATTGAGAGTTTTTGTTTCGAAGCCTTCATGCTGTTCTCGTGTTTTCCATTCG TTTGTGCGATATGCGGATACTTTTTGCCTTTGGATGaacatttcttttaa
- the LOC106614583 gene encoding synaptic vesicle glycoprotein 2A isoform X2, with translation MSAHALPYGTHFDDVMVIIGFGKGHLRLLCTCGLLLMFTITETMGMAIIAPRSACEFASSEQAKAAIQAAAYIGMILSSYMWGYFCDKIGRRTVLLRSTAMAIVCSFSSMLITNFWIFLTLRFMTGICVAGPGFAALTYLGEFCTPKNRASIINYMCMFNGIAMVYCPGLSQLMVNWKLYIPIIGNLIIRPWRILGLLFSVPGWISFLLLLRLPESPKFLLLVNKNEECSEVLNWLCRLNNGKTLEDFGITNMRALLQSGVTPAPNVFRAMAQEVVPLFRHPYIKRFLISCVVMFGLLLVANGVAIWFTDIRNHTLTLEQENKNKSHEMEFSICEAIRHNKKLAKETMPIFCISLTISGICGICLPFVTSSPLIPLTFILYLSIPAVMTNLMNSAVLEFIPTYVRGKAVCICLIFGRFGAVFGTTIMAQLIESFCFEAFMLFSCFPFVCAICGYFLPLDEHFF, from the exons ATGTCTGCACATGCATTACCGTACGGCACGCACTTTGATGATGTTATGGTTATCATAG GCTTCGGAAAGGGGCATTTACGACTTTTGTGCACTTGTGGGCTGCTGCTCATGTTCACAATTACCGAAACAATGGGCATGGCCATTATAGCACCAAGGAGCGCGTGCGAATTCGCTAGTTCGGAACAAGCAAAAGCGGCTATACAGGCGGCAGCATATATCG GCATGATTCTCTCATCCTACATGTGGGGTTATTTCTGCGACAAAATCGGAAGGCGAACGGTGCTTTTGCGCAGTACGGCAATGGCCATCGTTTGCTCGTTTTCATCCATGTTAATCacaaatttttggatttttctcACTCTCCGCTTTATGACTGGCATTTG TGTGGCTGGCCCTGGTTTCGCGGCACTTACATATCTCGGGGAATTTTGTACACCGAAAAATCGCGCTTCTATCATTAACTATATGTGCATGTTTAACGGCATCGCTATGGTCTATTGTCCAg GACTTTCCCAGCTAATGGTGAATTGGAAACTGTATATACCCATAATCGGTAATTTGATAATACGTCCTTGGCGCATACTTGGATTGCTATTCTCAGTTCCTGGATGGATTAGTTTCTTATTACTATTGCGACTACCAGAAAGTCCGAAATTTCTGCTGTTGGTAAATAAAAACGAAGAATGCTCAGAAGTGTTAAATTGGCTGTGTCGTCTTAACAATGGAAAGACTTTAGAGGACTTTGGAATTACTAATATGAGAGCATTATTACAATCTGGAGTGACCCCAGCACCAAA TGTGTTTCGAGCAATGGCCCAGGAGGTTGTACCTTTATTCCGACATCCTTATATAAAAAGATTCTTGATCAGCTGCGTTGTTATGTTCGGTTTGTTGCTTGT TGCCAATGGGGTTGCAATCTGGTTCACAGACATAAGGAATCATACTCTCACATTGGAACAAGAGAATAAAAATAAGAGCCACGAAATGGAATTTTCAATTTGTGAGGCGATACGCCATAATAAGAAATTGGCCAAGGAGACAATG CCCATATTTTGCATATCACTGACAATATCTGGAATCTGCGGCATTTGCCTCCCATTTGTGACCAGTTCGCCTTTAATACCTCTTACCTTTATCCTCTATCTTTCGATACCGGCAGTAATGACTAATTTAATGAACAGCGCGGTACTGGAATTCATACCTACTTACGTAAG aggTAAAGCGGTTTGCATTTGCTTGATATTTGGTCGCTTTGGCGCCGTTTTTGGTACAACAATTATGGCTCAATTGATTGAGAGTTTTTGTTTCGAAGCCTTCATGCTGTTCTCGTGTTTTCCATTCG TTTGTGCGATATGCGGATACTTTTTGCCTTTGGATGaacatttcttttaa